The Pongo pygmaeus isolate AG05252 chromosome 11, NHGRI_mPonPyg2-v2.0_pri, whole genome shotgun sequence genome includes a region encoding these proteins:
- the LOC129031812 gene encoding mitochondrial chaperone BCS1 isoform X1, whose product MPLSDFILALKDNPYFGAGFGLVGVGTALALARKGAQLGLVAFRRHYMITLEVPARDRSYAWLLSWLTRHSTRTQHLSVETSYLQHESGRISTKFEFVPSPGNHFIWYRGKWIRVERSREMQMIDLQTGTPWESVTFTALGTDRKVFFNILEEARELALQQEEGKTVMYTAVGSEWRPFGYPRRRRPLNSVVLQQGLADRIVRDIQEFIDNPKWYTDRGIPYRRGYLLYGPPGCGKSSFITALAGELEHSICLLSLTDSSLSDDRLNHLLSVAPQQSLVLLEDVDAAFLSRDLAVENPVKYQGLGRLTFSGLLNALDGVASTEARIVFMTTNHVDRLDPALIRPGRVDLKEYVGYCSHWQLTQMFQRFYPGQAPSLAEDFAEHVLRATNQISPAQVQGYFMLYKNDPVGAIHNAESLRR is encoded by the exons ATGCCACTTTCAGACTTTATTCTGGCCCTGAAGGACAATCCCTACTTTGGGGCTGGATTTGGGCTGGTGGGTGTGGGcacagccctggccctggcccggAAGGGTGCCcaactgggcctggtggcattcCGGCGCCATTACATGATCACACTGGAAGTCCCTGCTCGAGACAGGAGCTATGCCTGGTTGCTTAGCTGGCTCACCCGCCACAGTACCCGTACTCAGCACCTCAGTGTCGAGACTTCGTACCTTCAGCATGAGAGCGGCCGCATTTCCACTAAGTTTGAATTTGTCCCCAGCCCTGGAAACCACTTTATCTG GTATCGGGGGAAATGGATCCGGGTAGAACGAAGTCGAGAGATGCAGATGATAGACTTGCAGACGGGGACTCCTTGGGAATCTGTCACCTTCACGGCCCTGGGCACTGACCGAAAGGTTTTCTTCAACATCCTGGAGGAAG CTCGAGAGCTAGCCTTGcagcaggaggaagggaagacTGTGATGTACACAGCTGTGGGCTCTGAATGGCGTCCCTTTGGCTATCCACGCCGCCGGCGACCACTGAATTCTGTAGTTCTACAACAGGGTCTGGCTGACCGAATTGTCAGAGACATCCAGGAATTCATCGATAACCCCAAGTGGTACACTGACAGAG GCATTCCTTACAGACGTGGCTACCTGCTTTATGGGCCCCCTGGTTGCGGAAAGAGCAGTTTTAT CACAGCCCTGGCTGGGGAACTGGAGCACAGCATCTGCCTGCTGAGCCTCACGGACTCCAGCCTCTCTGATGACCGACTCAACCACCTGCTGAGCGTGGCCCCGCAGCAGAGCCTGGTGCTCCTGGAGGATGTGGATGCTGCTTTTCTCAGTCGAGACTTGGCTGTGGAGA ACCCAGTAAAGTACCAAGGCCTAGGTCGCCTCACCTTCAGTGGACTGCTCAATGCCTTGGATGGTGTGGCTTCCACTGAGGCCCGCATCGTGTTCATGACCACCAACCATGTTGACAG GCTGGACCCCGCCCTGATACGCCCGGGGCGAGTGGACCTGAAGGAGTACGTGGGCTACTGCTCACACTGGCAGCTGACCCAGATGTTCCAAAGGTTCTATCCAGGGCAGGCACCTTCCTTAGCTGAGGACTTTGCAGAACATGTCCTTCGAGCTACAAACCAGATCAGTCCTGCCCAGGTGCAGGGCTACTTCATGCTGTATAAAAATGACCCTGTAGGGGCAATTCACAATGCTGAGTCTCTGAGGAGGTGA
- the LOC129031812 gene encoding mitochondrial chaperone BCS1 isoform X2: protein MYTAVGSEWRPFGYPRRRRPLNSVVLQQGLADRIVRDIQEFIDNPKWYTDRGIPYRRGYLLYGPPGCGKSSFITALAGELEHSICLLSLTDSSLSDDRLNHLLSVAPQQSLVLLEDVDAAFLSRDLAVENPVKYQGLGRLTFSGLLNALDGVASTEARIVFMTTNHVDRLDPALIRPGRVDLKEYVGYCSHWQLTQMFQRFYPGQAPSLAEDFAEHVLRATNQISPAQVQGYFMLYKNDPVGAIHNAESLRR, encoded by the exons ATGTACACAGCTGTGGGCTCTGAATGGCGTCCCTTTGGCTATCCACGCCGCCGGCGACCACTGAATTCTGTAGTTCTACAACAGGGTCTGGCTGACCGAATTGTCAGAGACATCCAGGAATTCATCGATAACCCCAAGTGGTACACTGACAGAG GCATTCCTTACAGACGTGGCTACCTGCTTTATGGGCCCCCTGGTTGCGGAAAGAGCAGTTTTAT CACAGCCCTGGCTGGGGAACTGGAGCACAGCATCTGCCTGCTGAGCCTCACGGACTCCAGCCTCTCTGATGACCGACTCAACCACCTGCTGAGCGTGGCCCCGCAGCAGAGCCTGGTGCTCCTGGAGGATGTGGATGCTGCTTTTCTCAGTCGAGACTTGGCTGTGGAGA ACCCAGTAAAGTACCAAGGCCTAGGTCGCCTCACCTTCAGTGGACTGCTCAATGCCTTGGATGGTGTGGCTTCCACTGAGGCCCGCATCGTGTTCATGACCACCAACCATGTTGACAG GCTGGACCCCGCCCTGATACGCCCGGGGCGAGTGGACCTGAAGGAGTACGTGGGCTACTGCTCACACTGGCAGCTGACCCAGATGTTCCAAAGGTTCTATCCAGGGCAGGCACCTTCCTTAGCTGAGGACTTTGCAGAACATGTCCTTCGAGCTACAAACCAGATCAGTCCTGCCCAGGTGCAGGGCTACTTCATGCTGTATAAAAATGACCCTGTAGGGGCAATTCACAATGCTGAGTCTCTGAGGAGGTGA